From a single Thalassophryne amazonica chromosome 7, fThaAma1.1, whole genome shotgun sequence genomic region:
- the LOC117513460 gene encoding LOW QUALITY PROTEIN: calpain-7-like (The sequence of the model RefSeq protein was modified relative to this genomic sequence to represent the inferred CDS: inserted 1 base in 1 codon; deleted 1 base in 1 codon) gives MSSVVQTVVSDCSFVASLAISAAYERRYNKKLITSIIYPQNRRGEPEYNPCGKYMVKLHINGVPRKVIIDDYLPVDHNGELLCSYSSNRNELWVSLIEKAYMKVMGGYDFPGSNSNIDLHALTGWIPERIAMHSDNQSFSKDDTFRMLYQRFHKGDVLITTATGVMTEEEGEKWGLVPTHAYAVLDIRDYKGKRFLQLKNPWSHLRWKGRYSERDEKNWTPDLLKYLNFDPKTAQKFDNGVFWIAWEDLCQYYDVIYLSWNPALFKESFCIHSSWDGKQGPVKDVYSLANNPQYKLEVQCPAGGAAVWVLLTRHITDKDDFAQNREFITLVVYKTDGKKVYYPADPPPYIDGIRINSPHYLTKMRLTSAGTHTFTLVVSQYEKQNTINYTLRVYSGCKFTFSKIPNPFTHVKRVNGQWKGLSAGGCGNYKDTYXHNPIYQLNLERPGMLLVELRGSRQYSVGLRWWTVSTVGEPGPAAFHKKSSGDYRCGFCYMEVDHVPAGIYNVIPTTFLPKQEGPFFLDFASTTPIKVSHLQ, from the exons ATGTCTTCTGTTGTCCAGACGGTTGTGTCTGACTGTTCCTTTGTGGCTTCACTTGCCATCAGTGCAGCCTACGAGAGGCGCTACAACAAGAAACTTATCACCAG catCATCTACCCTCAGAATAGGCGTGGAGAACCGGAGTATAACCCCTGTGGAAAGTACATGGTCAAACTTCATATCAATGGAGTTCCAAGGAAG GTGATTATAGATGACTACTTGCCAGTGGATCATAATGGAGAGCTGCTGTGCTCCTACTCCAGTAACAGGAATGAACTTTGGGTCTCTCTAATAGAGAAGGCATACATGAAGGTGATGGGAGGCTATGATTTCCCAGGTTCCAACTCG AACATTGATCTGCATGCACTCACTGGCTGGATCCCTGAACGCATCGCCATGCACTCAGACAATCAGTCATTCAGCAAAGATGACACCTTCCGCATGCTCTATCAAAG GTTTCACAAGGGTGATGTCCTAATCACCACGGCAACAGGGGTGATgacagaggaagaaggagagaaaTGGGGTTTAGTGCCAACACATGCCTATGCTGTACTTGACATCAGGGACTATAAA GGAAAGCGTTTCCTGCAGCTAAAGAATCCATGGAGCCATCTGCGGTGGAAAGGGCGCTACAGCGAACGAGATGAGAAGAACTGGACACCTGATCTCCTCAAATATCTTAACTTTGACCCCAAAACAGCACAGAAATTTGACAATG GTGTTTTTTGGATCGCATGGGAGGATCTGTGTCAGTACTATGATGTGATCTACCTGAGCTGGAACCCTGCCCTGTTCAAAGAGTCCTTCTGTattcacag TAGCTGGGATGGGAAACAGGGACCAGTGAAGGATGTCTACAGTCTGGCGAACAACCCCCAGTACAAGCTGGAGGTCCAGTGTCCAGCAGGAGGCGCTGCTGTGTGGGTGCTGCTCACCCGGCACATCACTGACAAG GATGATTTTGCACAGAACAGAGAATTTATCACCCTTGTTGTTTACAAGACAGACGGGAAAAAGGTTTATTATCCAG CGGACCCTCCACCATATATCGACGGTATCCGCATCAACAGCCCCCACTACCTGACTAAGATGAGACTGACTAGCGCAGGAACACACACCTTCACGTTGGTGGTTTCCCAATATGAGAAACAGAACACGATCAACTACACACTGCGG GTCTACTCAGGATGCAAGTTTACCTTCTCCAAGATCCCAAATCCCTTCACTCATGTTAAAAGG GTCAATGGCCAGTGGAAGGGACTCAGTGCTGGGGGTTGTGGGAATTATAAGGATACAT AACACAACCCAATCTATCAGCTCAACTTGGAGCGTCCTGGAATGCTGCTTGTTGAGCTCCGAGGATCCAG GCAATATAGTGTTGGGTTGAGATGGTGGACTGTGTCGACC GTGGGGGAACCGGGCCCAGCGGCCTTCCACAAGAAGAGTAGTGGAGATTACAG ATGTGGCTTCTGCTACATGGAGGTAGATCATGTCCCAGCAGGCATTTACAACGTGATCCCTACCACTTTCCTACCAAAACAAGAAGGACCCTTCTTCCTGGACTTTGCAAGTACCACGCCTATCAAAGTCTCCCACCTCcagtga